The Motilibacter peucedani sequence CTGCTGCTCGACGAGGCTGCGCGCCCGAGGCGCCATCGCCGCGGTGCCGCCGCCGACGTGCGGGGTCAGGAGCAGCCCCGGCGCGCTCCACAGCGCGTGACCCTCGGGCAGCGGCTCGGGGTCGGTGACGTCGAGGGCGGCGCGCAGGCGGCCCGAGCGCAGCTCGGCGAGCAGGGCGTCCTGGTCGACGATGCTGCCGCGCGCGACGTTGACCAGGAGCGCGCCGTCCTTCATGCGCGAGAGCAGCTGCGCGTCGACCAGACCCTTCGTTTGCGGGGTCGCCGGCACGAGCACCACGACGATGTCCACGCCCGGCAGCAGGTCGGGGAGCTCGTCGATGCCGTGCACGCCGTCGCGCGCGGTGCGGGCGACGCGTAGGACCTCCACCTCGAAGCCCTCGAGGCGGCGCTCGAGCGCCGCGCCGATGGAGCCGTGACCGAGGATCAGGACCGTACGGTCCGCGAGCCCGGTCGTGCGCCGCGGCTCCCACCGCCCCTCGTCCTGGGTGCGCACGAACTCGGGCAGGTCGCGCTGGGCAGCCAGCACGAGCGCCAGCGCCAGTTCCGAGGTCGAGGCGTCGTGGATGCCGCGCCCGTTGCACAGCAGCACGCCCTCGGGCACGAGCGGGCGCACGGTCTCGAACCCGGCTGAGAGCAGCTGGACCACCTTGAGGTTCGGCAGCTGCTCCAGCGCCTGCTCGGTGGCGTCGCTGCCGCCCGTGTAGGGCGCCACGAAGAACTCGACCTCGTCGAGCCGGTCGGGCAGCGGACCCTCGCCCGTCCAGACGTCGGCGGTCACGCCGTCGGGCAGGTCGACGCCGTCGATGCTGAGGAGTGCGTGCACGCGCGCGACGCTATCCGAGCCCACCGACAGCGCCGACGCCACTGCCCTGACGGCTGCCGAGCAGGCAGGATGACCCCCGTGACCACCGACACGGCTCCCGCGCCGTCGCAGTTCCTCGACCTGCTGCGCGCGCAGGTGCGCAACGAGTTCACGGCGAGCCAGCAGTACGTCGCGATCGCCGTGTGGTTCGACGCGCACGACCTGCCGCAGCTGGCCGGGCACTACTACCGCCAGGCCGGCGAGGAGCGCGACCACGCGATGATGATGGTCCGCTACATGCTCGACCGGGCGCTCGACGTCGCGATCCCCGGCGTCGACGACGTGGTCAACGACTTCTCCGCGCCGCGCGAGCCGATCGCCCTGGCCCTGCAGCAGGAGCGGCTGGTCACCGAGCAGATCGAGGGGCTGTTCAAGGCCGCGCGGGCCGAGGGCGACGTCATCGGCGAGCAGTTCGTGCTGTGGTTCCTGCGCGAGCAGGTCGAGGAGATCGCCTCGGCGTCCACGCTGCTCAGCATCGCCGAGCGCGCGGGCGACGACTGGTTCAAGATCGAGGACTTCCTCGCGCGCGAGATGGTCGGCGGGGGCACCGAGAGCGGCGCACCCCCGGTGGCGGGGGCGCTCGCCTGACCCGCGGGGACGTTGACCTGCGAGTACGGTCGTGGGATGGAGGTGCGCGGCTGTCCGCGCGCCAGTCTTCCATCCGCACCGCCGGAGGAGCTCGCCATGACCGCAGACTCGGACCCCGCCAGCGAGACCTCCACGGCGCCCGTGCGACCGGTCGTCACCCCGAAGGTGATGGCCGCCGACCTCGCTGCCGCAGCGCAGCGGCGCAGGGAAGCCGCTGAGGCCGGCGCCCCGCAGGCCGAGGGCGCTAGCTGACCACCTCGACGAGCGTCAGCACCGCCAGCGCGATGCAGACGACACCGCCCGCGCGGCGCACGGTGCTCAGGCGCAGACGGGTGAGCAGCGCCTTGCCCAGCAGCGCGCCGAGCCCCGAGACGACCAGCAGCGCCGCCCAGGAGCCGACGAACACCGAGACCGGGTCGCCGTAGCGCGCGGCCAGACCGGCGGTGAACAGCTGCGACAGGTCGCCCCACTCGGCGAGGAAGATCAGCAGGAAGCACGCGCCCACCGCACGCAGGCCGTGCGCGGCGGTGAAGGTGCGCTCGCGGAACTCAGCCTCCGCCTCGGCCTCCTCCTCGTCGGCGTGGGACGAGCCGCGGAGCAGGACGAGCGCCCCCACCGCGAAGAGCAGGGCCGCGGCCAGCGCGACGGGCTTCTCCGGCAGCTTCGCGAGCAGCCCGCCGGCGGTCACGGCGATGAGGCACTGGACGCCGAACGCGAGGCCGACCCCGATCCAGGTCAGCAGCGGGCGGTAGCGCGTCGAGAGCACCAGCGTCGCGACGAAGGTCTTGTCGGGCAGCTCGAGCAGGAGCAGGGGCAGGAAGCTGGTGACGACGACGGCGAGGTCCATCAGGCCCTCACCGCCCGCATCTCGCGATGATCATGAGGTTCTCAGGCGACACGCCGAGCGTGTCGCCTGACCTCCTCATGGTCATCGCGACTGGGCGATGCGCTCGAGCACGAGCTCGCGGACGCGGGCCGCGTCGGCCTGGCCCTTGGTCGCCTTCATGACGGCCCCGACCAGCGCACCGGCCGCCTGGACCTTGCCACCGCGTACCTTCTCGACGATGCCGGCGTTGGCGGCGATCGCCTCGTCGACGGCGGCCGTGAGGGCGCCGTCGTCGCTGACGATGCGCAGCCCCCGTGCCGCGACCACGTCGGCGGGCGAGCCCTCGCCGGCGAGGACGCCCTCGAAGACCTGTCGGGCCAGCTTGTCGTTGAGCGTGCCGGCGTCGACGAGTGCCTGGACCTCGGCGACCTGCTCGGGGGTGACGGCCAGGGCCTCGAGCTCGACGCCCTCCTCGTTGGCCCGGCGCGAGAGCTCGGTGGTCCACCACTTGCGGGCAGCGGCGGGCGAGGCGCCGGCCGCGACCGTGCGCTCGATGACGCCGAGGGCGCCCGCGTTGAGCACGTCGCGGAACTCGAGCTCGCTGAACCCCCAGTCGGCCAGCAGCCGGGCGTTGCGGGCGGCGGGCGGCTCGGGCAGAGCGGACTTCAGCGCCTCGACCGTCTCGCGCGGCGGGGCCACCGGCACGAGGTCGGGCTCGGGGAAGTAGCGGTAGTCCTCGGCCTGCTCCTTCGAGCGGCCCGAGGTCGTGACGCCGGTGTCCTCGTGCCAGTGCCGCGTCTCCTGCACCACGCGCCCGCCGGTGCTCAGGATGCCGGCGTGCCGCTCGATCTCGTAGCGGACGGCCCGCTCGATCGAGCGCAGCGAGTTGACGTTCTTGGTCTCGCTGCGGGTGCCGAGCGGCGAGTCGGGCGAGGGCCGCAGCGACACGTTGAGGTCGGCGCGCAGCGAGCCCTGCTCCATGCGTACGTCGCTGACCCCGAGCCCGCGCACCAGCTCGCGCAGGTGGGCGACGTAGGCGCGCGCGACCTGCGGTGCGAGCGCGCCGGTGCCCTCGATCGGCTTGGTGACGATCTCGATGAGCGGGATGCCGGCGCGGTTGTAGTCGACGAGCGAGTGGTCGGCGCCGTGGATGCGGCCGGTGGCGCCGCCGACGTGGAGCGACTTGCCGGTGTCCTCCTCCATGTGGGCGCGCTCGATCTGGATCTCGAACGTCTTGCCCTCGACCTCGACGAAGGTCGCGCCGTCGAAGGCGATCGGCTCGTCGTACTGCGAGGTCTGGAAGTTCTTCGGCATGTCGGGGTAGAAGTAGTTCTTGCGCGCGAAGCGGCACTCCTCGGCGATCGAGCAGCCCAGCGCGAGCCCGATGCGCATGGCCGACTCGACCGCGGTCTCGTTGAGCACCGGCAGCGCACCGGGCAGGCCGAGGCACACCGGGCAGACCTGGGTGTTGGGCGCGGCCCCGAACTCCGTCGGGCAGCCGCAGAACATCTTCGACTGCGTCGAGAGCTCGACGTGCACCTCGATGCCCATGACGACGTCGAAGGTCGACACGGCCTCGTCGTAGGGCACGAGCTCCTGCGGCGGCTCGACCGGACGCGCGTTGGCACTCATGCCTTGTTCCCTTCCAGGACAGGGGCCTTGGCGAGAAGCGGCCCGCCCCAGCGCTGCTCGAGCGCGGCCTCGAGGGCGGCGCCGACGAGGTAGAGCCGGTCGTCGGCCATGGCCGGGGCCATGACCTGGAAGCCGACCGGGAGGCCGTCGTCGGAGAGCCCGCAGGGCACGGACATCGCAGCACCGCCGGCCAGGTTGGACGGGATGGTGCACAGGTCGTTGAGGTACATGGCCAGCGGGTCTTCGAGCTTCTCGCCCAGCCTGAACGCCGTGGTGGGTGTCGTCGGCGAGACGAGGACGTCGACCTCGGCGTAGGCGTTGGCGAAGTCCTGCGAGATCAGCGTGCGGACCTTCTGCGCCGAGCCGTAGTAGGCGTCGTAGTAGCCGCTCGAGAGCGCGTAGGTGCCGAGCATGATGCGCCGCTTGACCTCGGGCCCGAAGCCGGCCGCCCGCGTGAGCGCCATGACCTCCTCGGCGCTGTGCGTGCCGTCGTCGCCGACCCGCAGGCCGTAGCGCATCGCGTCGAACTTCGCGAGGTTGCTGGAGGCCTCAGATGGTGCGATGAGGTAGTAGGCGGCCAGCGCGTAGGTGAAGTGCGGGCACGACACCTCGACGACCGTGGCGCCCAGGCTGGTGAGGACCTCGACGGCCTCGGCGAAGCGGGCCTCGACACCGGGCTGGTAGCCCTCGCCGCTGAGCTCCTTGACCACGCCGACGCGCACGCCCTCGAGGTCGCCGGTGGCCCCGCGGCGGGCGGCCTCGACGACCGGCGGGACCGGCGCGTCGATGGAGGTCGAGTCGAGCGGGTCGTGGCCGCCGATGACCGAGTGGAGCAGAGCGGCGTCGAGCACCGTACGGGACACCGGCCCCGCCTGGTCCAGGGACGAGGAGAAGGCGACCAGGCCGTACCTCGACACACCACCGTAGGTCGGCTTCACGCCGACCGTGCCGGTGACCGCACCGGGCTGGCGGATCGAGCCGCCGGTGTCGGTGCCGATGGCGAGCGGCGCTTCGTACGCTGCGACCGCCGCAGCGCTGCCGCCGCCCGAGCCGCCCGGGATGCGCTCGAGGTCCCACGGGTTGTGCGTCGGGCCGTAGGCCGAGTGCTCGGTGGACGAGCCCATCGCGAACTCGTCCATGTTGGTCTTGCCGAGGATGACGACGCCGGCGGCCTTGAGCCGCGCGGTGACGGTGGCGTCGTAGGGCGGGCGCCAGCCCTCGAGGATGCGCGAGCCGCAGGTCGTCGGGATCCCCTTCTGCGTCAGCACGTCCTTGAGCGCGAGGGGCACGCCGGCGAGCGGGCCGAGCTCGTCGCCGCGCGCGCGGGCGGCGTCGACGGCGCGGGCCGCCTCGAGCGCGCCCTCGGCGTCGACGTGGAGGAAGGCGTGGACGCGGTCGTCGACCGCGTCAATCCGGTCGAGGTGGGCCTGCGCGACCTCGACGGCGCTCACCGCGCCAGAGGCGACGGCCGCCGCGGTGCGGGCGGCGGTCAGGCGCAGCACCTCGTCGCCGGCTTCGGGGCTCAGCGGCTCGCTCATGCCTCCTCCCCCAGGATGCGGGGGACGCGGAAGCGCCCTTCCTCCTGCGCGGGCGCACCGGCGAGCGCCTCCTCGGCGGTGAGACCGGGACGGCTGACGTCCTCGCGGGTCACGTTGCGCAGCGGCAGCGGGTGCGAGGTGGGCGGCACGTCCGCGCCGGCGACCTCGCTGACCTGGGCGACCGCTCCGAGGATGACCTCGAGCTGCTCGGCGTAGTGGGCGAGCTCGTCGTCGGGCAGTTGCAGGCGGGCGAGGCGGGCGAGGTGCGCGACCTCGTCCCGCGTGAGGGACGGCATGGCGTCCATCCTAGGGAACGGCTAGGAGCGGGCGCGCTCCCCACGGCCGGCGGCGGCCGCCACGTCGGCGACACGGGCTGCCCGCGTCTCGGCGCGCTTGGCCGTGACGAGCCAGGTCAGCATGAGGCGCCGGGCCGAGGGCGGGAAGCCGTCCCAGTGCTCCCGCGAGCCGGGGACCGCCGCGAAGGCGGCCTCGAGGTCGGGCGGCACGACCAGCGCCTCCACCTCGTCGAGCAGCGACCACGAGCCGTCCGCCTTGGCGGCGTCGACCACCCGCTGCCCCGCCTCGGTCATCCGGCCCTCGCGCAGGAGCAGCTCGACCCGGACCTTGTTCGTGCCGGCCCACCCGCTGCCGCGCTTGCGGGGGCAGAACCACTGCATGCTGCGCTCGTCGTCGAGCCCGCGACCCTGCCCGTCGATCCAGCCGAACGCGAGCGCCTCGGTGACGGCCTCGTCGTAGGTCAGCCCGCCACGGCCGGTGCTCGGTCTCCACATCACGAGCCAGACACCGGTGGACCCGGCGGCGTGGGCAGCGAGCCAGCTGCGCCAGTCGGCGCGGTCGAGCGGGTGTACGCGAACGGCTGAGTCCATGACGCCCACGACGTCACGCCAGTGGCTGGGGACCCGCGGGCCCCGTGGACGTGGACGGTGGCCCGAGGTCCGCCGTGGGAGCGGCGGCGACCGCACGGGTGGCGTCGGCGACCTGGACGTCCCACAGCTCCTGGAGCTCGACCAGCAGCCGGGCGGCGGCCTGCTCCTTCGGCGTGACTGGGCTCGGGCGGTCCGGGACCGCGTGCGCCGCCGTCGTGGCCCTCGGCCTGGCCAGCAGGGCTTCGAGCACGGCGGTGATGATCCCGCGGTCCTCGGGCTGCAGGAGCTCGGAGGTCCCGAGCGCCCTGAGCGTCGCGAGCCCCACCGTCCACGTGTCGTCCGTGGCCGCCTGCTCAGCCGCCCAGCGCAGCATGCGCATGGTCTCCTCGCGACGGCGCCACCTGTCGAGCTCCAGGTCGCCGAGGCGGGCGTCGACGCGGGACAGGACCGAGTTGGCCAGCTCCTCCTGGCTGACGCGCACCGTCTCGCGGTCGGTGCGGCGGACCAGCACCGCGGCCAGCACCGCGCCCGACAGCGGGATGAGCGCGAGCAGCAGCGAGAGCCAGACCGGTGTGCCGCCGCCGTCGTGCGACGACGAGACCGGGACGGGGACGAGCGTGGCGAAGCCCATCAGGAGCCGGCCGGCTCGTCGGAGTCCTCGTCCCCCCCGCCGACGAGCGCCCGGGCCGCGTCGGGCCCCTGCTCGAGGAGCACCCGGAAGCCCGCCTCGTCGAGCACCGGCACGCCGAGCGCCGCCGCCTTGTCGGCCTTGCTCCCCGGGCTCTCGCCCACCACGACGAAGGAGGTCTTCTTCGACACCGACGAGCTGATCTTGCCGCCGCGGTCCTGGACCGCCGCGGTCGCCGAGTCGCGCGAGAACCCCTCGAGGGTGCCGGTCACGACGACGCTGACGCCCTCGAGCGGGCGCTCGCCGACGTCGGCCACCTCGTCGCGCGTGCGCATGCCGGAGGCCTCGATGCGGTCGAGCAGGTCCTGGTGGCTCTCGTCGGCGAACCAGTCGGCG is a genomic window containing:
- a CDS encoding 2-hydroxyacid dehydrogenase, producing MHALLSIDGVDLPDGVTADVWTGEGPLPDRLDEVEFFVAPYTGGSDATEQALEQLPNLKVVQLLSAGFETVRPLVPEGVLLCNGRGIHDASTSELALALVLAAQRDLPEFVRTQDEGRWEPRRTTGLADRTVLILGHGSIGAALERRLEGFEVEVLRVARTARDGVHGIDELPDLLPGVDIVVVLVPATPQTKGLVDAQLLSRMKDGALLVNVARGSIVDQDALLAELRSGRLRAALDVTDPEPLPEGHALWSAPGLLLTPHVGGGTAAMAPRARSLVEQQLRRWAAGEELANVITGDY
- a CDS encoding ferritin; protein product: MTPVTTDTAPAPSQFLDLLRAQVRNEFTASQQYVAIAVWFDAHDLPQLAGHYYRQAGEERDHAMMMVRYMLDRALDVAIPGVDDVVNDFSAPREPIALALQQERLVTEQIEGLFKAARAEGDVIGEQFVLWFLREQVEEIASASTLLSIAERAGDDWFKIEDFLAREMVGGGTESGAPPVAGALA
- a CDS encoding TMEM165/GDT1 family protein encodes the protein MDLAVVVTSFLPLLLLELPDKTFVATLVLSTRYRPLLTWIGVGLAFGVQCLIAVTAGGLLAKLPEKPVALAAALLFAVGALVLLRGSSHADEEEAEAEAEFRERTFTAAHGLRAVGACFLLIFLAEWGDLSQLFTAGLAARYGDPVSVFVGSWAALLVVSGLGALLGKALLTRLRLSTVRRAGGVVCIALAVLTLVEVVS
- the gatB gene encoding Asp-tRNA(Asn)/Glu-tRNA(Gln) amidotransferase subunit GatB; this encodes MSANARPVEPPQELVPYDEAVSTFDVVMGIEVHVELSTQSKMFCGCPTEFGAAPNTQVCPVCLGLPGALPVLNETAVESAMRIGLALGCSIAEECRFARKNYFYPDMPKNFQTSQYDEPIAFDGATFVEVEGKTFEIQIERAHMEEDTGKSLHVGGATGRIHGADHSLVDYNRAGIPLIEIVTKPIEGTGALAPQVARAYVAHLRELVRGLGVSDVRMEQGSLRADLNVSLRPSPDSPLGTRSETKNVNSLRSIERAVRYEIERHAGILSTGGRVVQETRHWHEDTGVTTSGRSKEQAEDYRYFPEPDLVPVAPPRETVEALKSALPEPPAARNARLLADWGFSELEFRDVLNAGALGVIERTVAAGASPAAARKWWTTELSRRANEEGVELEALAVTPEQVAEVQALVDAGTLNDKLARQVFEGVLAGEGSPADVVAARGLRIVSDDGALTAAVDEAIAANAGIVEKVRGGKVQAAGALVGAVMKATKGQADAARVRELVLERIAQSR
- the gatA gene encoding Asp-tRNA(Asn)/Glu-tRNA(Gln) amidotransferase subunit GatA, producing the protein MSEPLSPEAGDEVLRLTAARTAAAVASGAVSAVEVAQAHLDRIDAVDDRVHAFLHVDAEGALEAARAVDAARARGDELGPLAGVPLALKDVLTQKGIPTTCGSRILEGWRPPYDATVTARLKAAGVVILGKTNMDEFAMGSSTEHSAYGPTHNPWDLERIPGGSGGGSAAAVAAYEAPLAIGTDTGGSIRQPGAVTGTVGVKPTYGGVSRYGLVAFSSSLDQAGPVSRTVLDAALLHSVIGGHDPLDSTSIDAPVPPVVEAARRGATGDLEGVRVGVVKELSGEGYQPGVEARFAEAVEVLTSLGATVVEVSCPHFTYALAAYYLIAPSEASSNLAKFDAMRYGLRVGDDGTHSAEEVMALTRAAGFGPEVKRRIMLGTYALSSGYYDAYYGSAQKVRTLISQDFANAYAEVDVLVSPTTPTTAFRLGEKLEDPLAMYLNDLCTIPSNLAGGAAMSVPCGLSDDGLPVGFQVMAPAMADDRLYLVGAALEAALEQRWGGPLLAKAPVLEGNKA
- the gatC gene encoding Asp-tRNA(Asn)/Glu-tRNA(Gln) amidotransferase subunit GatC, which produces MPSLTRDEVAHLARLARLQLPDDELAHYAEQLEVILGAVAQVSEVAGADVPPTSHPLPLRNVTREDVSRPGLTAEEALAGAPAQEEGRFRVPRILGEEA
- a CDS encoding YdeI/OmpD-associated family protein, which codes for MDSAVRVHPLDRADWRSWLAAHAAGSTGVWLVMWRPSTGRGGLTYDEAVTEALAFGWIDGQGRGLDDERSMQWFCPRKRGSGWAGTNKVRVELLLREGRMTEAGQRVVDAAKADGSWSLLDEVEALVVPPDLEAAFAAVPGSREHWDGFPPSARRLMLTWLVTAKRAETRAARVADVAAAAGRGERARS